Part of the Labrenzia sp. PHM005 genome is shown below.
GGCCATGAGGTCGGTGTCCTGGACGAAGCGCTTTTGGTAGACAGTGCCGAGGCTGATCGCGATCACGGCGCAAAACAGTACTGTTACGGTGACCAGTGTAATTCCTGACCCGTCGAGATCGAATTTGGGGCCTAATACCAGGCCAAGGCCAGCCAATCCGATTGCCATGCTGATCCAGTGCTTGCGAGTGATAACTTCACCGAGCATTCCAACAGCAAAGATCGCCGTTAGGACTGGTTGCAATCCAACAATGATGGCCGAGGCCCCTGCCGGCATGCCTTGTTTGATCGCCCAAAAGACCCCGCCAAGATAAATGCCGTGAACAAGAGCTCCCGTGACGATGCAGTGTCCAATTGCGCGGCCTGTATTGGGCCACGCTTTTACTAGAAAGAGGCCAAGGACAAATAGGACCGGGAGCACCGCCGCGAATCGCACGGTGAGAAAAACCATTGGGTCGATATAGGGCGCCCCAAGTTTGGAGCCGATAAAACCGGTCGACCACAAGAGGACAAAGATCGCGGGCGCAAACTTGGCCAAATACGCCATATATTCTCCAAAAGATTGTATATGTGAAATTTCACTATGTGAGGTAGTGAAAAATGGTGAGGAATTGGCAGTTTGGTTAACTGGAAATTGGCAATTTTAGCTAACCCTACGGCAATCGATCGCCTCCAAAAAGGAAATAAGCCAGTGGGAAATCGAGCGCAATCAACTTTTGGACTCTTGTCCAATCTCTCTGTCAAAGTGCGGGTTATGGCACTTAGTCTGATCACGGTGGTGGGCCTTCTTGTGATTGGCGGTGTCTATTTCTGGAGCCAAGGTGAACTCAATACCGCGTTTACACGCATGAGCCAGAGTTCCGGATTGGCTGAGGATGTCGCTGCACTGTCCAAAACGGCTGGGTCTCTAGAGGTCATTCAGAACCGCTATCTGGCGACTCCATCGGCTACAGTATTTGAGAGTTTCTCCGCCGAGATGGCCAATGCCATGGAGAATGTAGCTAGTTTGGAAGCCAATCCGGCAGCGACAGCCTATTCAGCGGAAGTCGGTGATGTCAAAGACACACTTGAAAGTACCGGTGGTGCATTTGCTACGCTGAATGCGGTCCGCCAGCAAATTGGCTATACGAAAAATGATGGCTATCTGGCAAAACTCAACTCCCTGACCAAAGCTGTTAAAGACCGCCTGTTTGAAGAGATGAAGTTTGGTGGTGGGCCAGACTTTGAAAAACTCGCTCGCGCGATCCTGGCGGTTCAGCTGGCCGAGAAGGAGTTCACTCTCAACAGTACGCCGGAAGCGATCGGTGGGTTCGATGAGCAGTTCGCTGCTTTCGAAAAGCTTTTGAAGAAGGTGTACATCTCCGACACGATCAAGAAGGAATTGGCGGACAATATGGCCGCTTACCGGGAGACCTTCACGCTGTATACAGCGGCAAATTCGGAGGAAACCAAGAGTGTCGCGCTGTTGGAAGACCTGTTTCAGCTCGTCCCGCCGCACATCGAATCTCTGAATTCAGCTGCTAAGGATCTGCAAACCCAGGCTGCCGCACAACTTGATACCGCACGGTCGATTGCGACATTCGCAATTGGTGGAACTATTTTAGGTTTGCTGCTGTTGCTTCCAGCGATCGCCTTTGTCGTTGGCCAGTCTGTGGCCCGGCCGCTAGCGCATTTGCAGAAAGCAATGGAAGCCCTTGCGGGTGGCCAAACCGACATCGCTTTGCCAGAAGCAGAGGGCAAAACCGAGCTCGCGGCGATCAGCCGGACAGTTCAAGTTTTCCGCGACAACGCGGTCGAACGCGCCGAACTTGCAGCGGCACAAGAGCAGGAAAACAGAGCGCGCGAAGAACGGGTCGCCCGCCTCGAAAACATTATTGGGCGGTTTGAAGGGACGGTCACCGAGGCGCTTGGAAGCCTTGATAATGCCAACGGCGAATTGCGCCAGACATCCAAGTCTATGGAACAGGCGGCCGATGATGTTGCCGGCCAGTCGGGAGGTGCGGCAGACGCTGTTCGAACCGCCGCTGAAAATGTAACGTCCGCGGCTCAATCTGCTGACGAACTGGCAGCCTCGATCGCAGAAATCTCCGGTCAGGCAACCAAGTCGACAGAAGTTGCGCAGCAAGCTGTCTTGAGTGCATCCTCAACGGTTTCAACAATGCAGGAGCTGTCCAGCGCTGCAGAGCGGATTGGCGAAGTAATGAACCTGATCCGAGATATAGCCAATCAGACCAACCTTTTGGCTTTGAACGCCACCATTGAGGCAGCCCGGGCCGGAGAGGCCGGCAAGGGCTTTGCAGTTGTTGCGGCGGAGGTCAAACAGCTGGCGGATCAAACATCCAAAGCAACGGAAGAAATTGCTGTCCAGATCGAAGCGATCCAGGGGTCTTCCGGCCAAGCCGTTCAGGCGATCGAGGATGTCAGCACGATCATCTCCGATATGGAAAACCTGGCATCTTCCGTCGCAGACGCAGTGCAACAGCAGGACCAGGCGGTGCGGATGATTTCCGACAACGTCACCAGCGCGTCGCAGCGTTCGGATGAAGCGGCAGACCGCATGACGACTGTTGGTTCAGCTGCCGAACTTGCCCGCACCAATGGTGCAGAGGTCGATCAGCTGGCGCAATCTCTGTCGCAGCAGGGCGGGCTGATCCGGCAGGAAATCGCGACCTTCTTGCAAGGCGTGCGCAGCGCGTAAGGCACCGCTACAAAGACCGCTTTTGGCTGTCCGTCCACCAGGACGTTTAACCTGGCTGGCGGGCAGCTTTTCTTCGTGCTAGGGACGTTCCGGTGGTCTTGAGGAAGGCGGAACGGAATGCAGGAAGAAATCGTTATTGTCGGTGCTGGCCAAGCCGGTGCGCAGGTCGCTCAATCCCTTCGCCAGGGCGGATTTGAAGGTCCGTTGCGGCTGATCGGAGACGAGCCGCACCCGCCTTACCAACGGCCGCCACTTTCAAAGAAGTTCCTTGCTGGTGAAGTTGGATCTGAGGGGCTTTGGTTGCGCCCTCCGGCATTTTATTCCATCAACAACATCGATCACATTCCAAGCACCCTTGTGACGGGCATTGATCGCATGGCCAAGCGGCTGGTGCTCGAGAATGGCGATACTCTGTCTTATGGAAAGCTTGTGCTGGCCACGGGCACCAAATCACGGCTGTTGCCGCTGACCGGCGCAAATAAGGCTGGTGTGGTTACTCTGCGCTCCATCGCTGATGTCGACGCAATTCGCGAGCGGCTCTCCAAGGCCAAGCACCTTGTTATCATTGGGGCTGGCTACATTGGCCTTGAAGTGGCTGCGGTCGCACAAGGAATGGGCAAAGACGTTTCCGTTGTCGAAGCTCAAGACCGCCCAATGAAACGTGTCGTCAGCAAAACGGTGTCGGATTATTTTGCAAAACTTCATGCAGATGAGGGCGTTAAGCTGCTCCTGGAAACAGGCATTGATGCGATCGAAGGTGAGGAGAAGGTCGAAGCCGTGCGTTTGAGCACAGGTGATAGCCTGCCGGCAGATCTGGTTCTGGTCGCTGTTGGGGCTGAGCCAAACGATCAGCTAGCTGCTGACGCCGGACTTGATACCGACAATGGCATTCTTGTTGATGGGGCAGCTCAGACCAGCGATGCCAACATTTATGCGGTCGGTGACTGCACCCGTTTTTATTCCGGCCGATATACCCGCTCGGTACGGATGGAGAGTGTTCAAAACGCGATCGATCAAGCCAAAGCCGCGGCGCAGGCGTTGCTGGGCGGGGAAGTGGACTATGATCCGCTGCCGTGGTTCTGGTCGGACCAATATGACATCAAGTTGCAGATTGCCGGGCTATCAGAGGGGTACGACGACACGGTTGTCGTTGGAGAGCCGGCAGCGAATAAATTCTACGTTGCTTACCTCAAAGACGGCACTCTCATCGCGGTCGACAGCATCAATTCGCCCCGGTCACATATGATGGCCCGCCGGGTCATCGGAGAACCCTGGCGGGATGATCTATTGCCCGACGCCTAAAACCGGTTAGCCCTGTCCCTAGTCGGCAGCCGTGTTCTGCAAAATGAGCCGTGTGGTTTCTTTTGGAATTTCCAAATGAACCATATGGCCGACGCGCTCAAAAATATGCGTTGCTACGATCCCGGGAAGCTTATGGGCTTGCCGGGTCGGCAGTACGCGGTCCTGTGTTCCCCAAAGAACTTTGATGGGCATCGGTAGGGCGGCCATATCGTCCCGTGGCAAAGTCTTTTGCACGGATCCGTCGATGATCTCATCTGCAATGGCTTCTAGCGTGGCCGCGCCGCCTGGTCGGGCCCGGCTTTCGGCGGCGGTTTTCGCCAAGAATTTCGGAAGTTTGAATTCCCAGCCAAAAAACTGTTCGAGCAACACTTCCATTTCTGCTGCTTCCGAGGCGACCGCATACCGGCGCAGCAGCCGGTGATTGATTTCCGGGCCAAAGCCGCCCGGGGCCAGCAGTGTTAGGCTGGCGACCAGCTCTGGCGCGCGCAGGGCGACCAATGCGGCGATAGCGCCGCCCATGGAATGGCCGACCAGATGGACCCGCTTAAGATCGAGCGCTTCCATCGACTGGCTGACGGCCTTGGCTGAGATGCCCGCATGCCCGACCTTGGGCCAGTCAAGCGCTTCGCCATGCCCGGGAAGGTCAAAGGCCAAGGATCGTTTCTTAGGCGCTAGGGCCGTCTGAATGTTTTGCCAGGTTTGTCGGTCACCGCCGAACCCATGCAATAAGATGATCGGTGCGCCGTCTTCCCCGTTTTCTGCAGCTTGTTCACGGAAAGGCAAATGTGGGCGTGGGTTGGGGCGAAGATCGGTCATGTAGGTCCAGTTTGTTCTGATGAATTGTTTGCTGTCGTTTGGAGAAGGCCGGATTGGTCTAGAGCAAAAAGCGGTTGCCGGGTGGTAAATCCGTCTAGTTCGTAAGCACCCGCATTTCGGGCGCGATTCCCTGCGAATGCGGCGACTTCTCCAGTCATAAGGACGTCGGATTTGACCCGTTTGGTCAGGCTTTCAATGCGCGCTGCTGCATGAACGGTCTGGCCAACAACTGAAAAAGTTAGCCGGTTCGCAACACCGATATTGCCGAACATGACTGACCCGGTGGACAGCGCGACCCCTGCCTTCATTTCCGGGCCACCATTAGTGTGCTTATTTGCGTCCGCCAATCGGCGCCGGGTTTCATCGGCTGCTGCGATCGCTTTTTCGACGGCTTTTGCCAAAGAATCCTTTTCGGTCGGAAAGACGGCTAAAACGGCATCGCCAATGAAATCGAGAACTTCACCACCGTGTTCCAGAACTGCCCCGGCCGTTGCTTGAAAATAGGTGTTGAGCCAAGCGAGATAGGCTTCCGGACCGAGCGCTTCAGCGATGGCTGTCGAATTGCGCATGTCGCTGTAGTAGATCACTGCATCAATAGTCTCACCATCACCATGACGGATCTGACCGTTTAGAACCTTGGTGCCGGCAAACGATCCCAGATATGTTTTGGCAATGATCCGGGTAATGTCGCCTTGCAGCATCGCCCGGGCGGCAATTGCAAGCCGTTTTTGGATATACTGTATCGCGGTAAGCGCTTCTTCGGAAAATCCGCCCGGTTCCCGGGTGGCCCAGCTGAGGATGATCCCCGTGTTCGGATATTCCCCGCGGATTGCAGGGATTTCAAATGCTGTCGGGATCACCATGTAGTCGGTGTAGCCCTCAGATTGCAGCCGGACCAACAATGGAAACTCTATCGGCGCGTTGGCGTTACTTAGGCGCCGCCGGAGCATCGGCTCCTGACTAACCAGGACAGCCCTGACCGGGCTTTGAAGCCAATCGTCTGTGTCTTCGTCAGAGTGCTCTATCTGTTCGTGGTAGACAGTTCCGCCTCTTTCCCAAAAGGCGATTTCCGCTTCGATCATTGGATGGAGCGTCGACCAGACAAGCATCGCCCGATCAACCGGGACATTGCATTGGCGCAAACGTTCACACAGTTCGGCAAAGAGCTGAGTCATATCCGGGTCGCCGAGCGCTTCCCCGATTAGCCAGTCTTCAACCGCGTCAATGTCCATCATGTCGATCATGTGGGAACGTTAAATACCTTTCACAGCTGACACCAGAGATGGTGTCAAATTGCGGTCTATTCATCCCCTGTCATGGCAACTTTGCCGGGCGGAATGATTAACCAATTGATCTTTAGATCGCGGAAAGTGCCATAGGTGTGAAACGGAAGTGTTTTGGTGCCGCTGCGCACTGCATCCGGATAAAGGGTTTGGATATGCCCGTCCGGCTGGGCACTGTCGCCGCGCCAGATGATCATCACACCTTTATCCTGAACATCTTCAAGATCTATCCAGGGGCTCAGCAAGGGATCATGCTCGAGGAACATGGACGGCCGTGAGGGGGCGTGCAGGGTCACATTCGCTGTGGTCCACATGTCGCCTGCCACATAAGCGAGATCCGTCCCCACTTTTTCTTTCCAGATGTCCACCAGCACATCGGCGGTACTTTGACCTGGATAGTGAATGCGCGAGTGTTTGGTTTTCCAAAGGGGTTCCAGGACTGCTTGGCCGAACAGAACTCCGAGAAAAATCAGTTGAATGACGACAGCGCTAGCCAATGACCGTTTCGGGGCTGACCAAAGGGCCGGCAAATGCAGGAAACGAACGGCTACCAGGCCTGAAAGGACAAAGAGTGGTGTTCCCCACATATGCTTGAATTCGCTGCCGGTGACGGCCGAGATCAGGAGGACCACGGCAAGGGGCAGAAACGCAAACCACAGAAGGAACCTGTCTGCATTCGCCGCGGGTTCGGGTCCGACTTGTGATGTCAGTGTGGCTTTAAAGGTTCTTATCGTCTGCCAGCTGAGACCAAGGGCAATGACAATGAACAGCCCGGCATGATTGGCGACTTGCGCCAGAAAAAAGTTCACCGGATTGTAGACGTGATCGAACAGAGACCCCGCCGGGTTGCTGCGCCCCAATGCGTACCGGAAGGTCAGAAACTCCGTTTCATAGAGCCAATAAAGATGAGGGCTAACAAGCAGGAGAAACACAACTGCGCAGATCCAAGGACCCGGCTTGGTAAGGTGCTTTCTGGCATCAGCATAGACCAGCATATAAAGACCGATGGTGCCGATCAGCAGCACAACAAAGTATTTCGTATAGAAGCCGAAGGCCGCCAGAGCGCCGAGAAGCACCCAGTCGAGCAGTGCGCCCTTTGAGATTGCTCGCAAGAAGAAAAACATCATGCCGGCCCAGACCGGGATCTGCAGGATGTTTGGATTAAATTCTGGCAAGGGCAGGGTGAAATAGAAGGTAACGCTCGTCAGAACAATCGCCCAAAAACCCTGCCAGCCGCTGAGACCCAGCTCCTTGGCGATCAACCAGATAAACCAGTAGCCGAGGGCCGCGCAAAGAGCGCTGAGCCAATAGGCACCAAGACTGTGACCGCCTGTTAGGAGATAACTGGCCTCTAGCAACCAGGCCTGCATCGGCGGGTGTTTGGTATAGCCCAGCTGCAGTTCCCGGCCCCAGGCAAAGCCTTCCACGACGTCCAGCGGCGGGTTAGGAAACGTTAGGCTGGGCAGCAGCGCGTAACAGAGGCACAGGAGGCCGGAATACAGGATCGCAGCACGGGCAGCGGTCATAGGTGAAAGCTCCAGAACACTCTTAAGGGTTCGCTGGTGTGTGCGAGAACGCCCACATGCGGGCGGCAACAAAGGTGAGCGCCGGCACGATGGCGATAGCGATCATCAACCCCAGCAATTCCGGCCAGGGCGTGAAACTGAGCCACAAGGCAAGCACGCTCGAATTGAGGGCAAACCCGGAAACGGCGATCAGAAAGAACCGCAACATCGCTTTCAGCGCTGCATTGTGCTGGCGCAGATGCGAAAAACTCCAGTAGTAGTGCCCGGAAAACGAAACCCCAAAGGCAATCACAAACCCGGCCAGATTGGCCAGCATGGCCGACAGCCAGCCGGTCTCCAGAAGAACACCCGAGATACCCGCGTGGGTCAGCGTGGCAGCGATGCCAACAATCGCAAATTTCCCTGCAGCACCAGCTTCGGTTTTGAGAGATTGCCGGTTTCGGTCAGTTGGCATCCGGCTTCCCGTCTTTGGCGGGACCGCCTTCAATGACATCTTGTAGCAGATAAACCGGCCGCTGTTTTGTTTCGTTGAAGAGCCGGGAGATGTATTCGCCGATCATGCCAATCGACAGCAGCTGGACGCCTGAGAAGAACAGCACGGCGACCATCAAGGACGTATAACCGGGGACATCAATGCCGAAAATCAAGACCCGAAGGGTTAGGTACAGCGCATAGGTGAAAGCGATCAGCGAAACCAGAGCGCCGCCATAAAACCAGATCCTGAGTGGCATTGTCGTGAACCCGGCAATCCCGTCCAAAGCGAAATTCCAGAGTTTCCAGTAATTGAACTTGCCAGTGCCGGCTTTACGCTGCGGGCGTTCGTAAGGAACCGCCATGGATGGAAATCCAACCCAGGCAAACAGGCCTTTCATGAAACGGTTGCGCTCTGGAAGGCGCAGCAAAGCGTCAATCACTGTCCGGTCGATTAGCCGGAAATCGCCGGCGTTTGCAGGCATGTCGATGTTCGAGAGCTTGTTAAAAACCTGATAGAACATCCCCGCCGTTGAGCGTTTTATCAAGGTGTCGGACGTCCGGTCGACACGCAGCCCATAGACCACATCGTAACCGGCGCGCCAGCCATCTATCATCTGGTGGATCAGTTCCGGCGGATCCTGAAGGTCTGCGTCGATTATGACAGCAATGCCACCCTTCGCGGCTTCCAGGCCAGCCGATAGGGCTGCTTCCTTGCCAAAGTTCCGGGACAGGCCGAGCAAACGCCCGGGCAATCCGTTTGCCAGTTCTTCGGTTAGAATGTCGGCTGTGGCGTCCCGGCTGCCATCGTCGATAAAGACGTATTCGAATGGAAAACCCGTTTCTTCTAAAACGGGGCGGGTTGCCTCGAGAAAGTGCCGGATGACGTCTTCCTCGTTATAGACCGGGACAATGACGCTCAGAAGCGGCCGGTCAGGGCGGATTTGTTTCCGTCTGGAGACGTAGACTTGGGCGGCGGGTGTGGGCTGCATGGGCACGGGTGTTGTTGGAATCTTTGCCGCAACCTGCCGGAAAAGACACAAAAAGGCCAGCCCTTATGGAGGCGGCTGGGCGACGGATTCATCGCAAGGCCGTCCTGGACGAAGCTCCGTTGTGAGCCGGGGCCTATCAAGTGTTCTGTTGCCTTGAAAACTGATGTATTCGCCAAAAACAAAAAAGGTCCCGGCTCAGAGGCCGGGACGGCGTTGTTTCGGACCTATTGTGCCGGTTCCATTGAGTGATCGCTGTCCTGGCGTGTCTTTTCGACGATTTCCTTTTGGCGCTTGGCCTTGGCCACCGCTTCGCGCGAGGCGTCGTTCAGGTTGAAGATTTCGAGGTTTTCTTCTTCAGCATCCTCCACCGGTTGAATGGCAAAGTCCGTGTAGGTCTTGCTGGCCGGATCCTTCTGGATCCGTTTGCGCATCCTATGAAGCTTCAAACCATAAAGGCCAAAACGGGCGTATTTGAACAGGCTTTCCAAAGCAAAGCGCGGGTAGTGAATGAAGGCCGGCCAGCGGCGGAAGCCTGGACGTCGCTGAAGCGGGTCCTTCAGGCGGAAATAGCCGCATTGCTGAGGGTGAACGCCTTCAAATTTCATGGCTCCATAGATCTGCAAGCACAGCCGCCAGACGCGGACCGGTTTGATGCCATAGGCAACATTGCGCTTCATCAGCGTCTCAATGTGCTCTTTGGTGTAGTACCACTCCCAGATATCCCAATAAGTTTGTTGCCAGACTTCCGGGCTCATGAGGGGATGTTCGCAGGTCGTGTGCTCCAGATCGTAGCGGTTGAGGTCCGGATCGAGCCAAGTACCCTTTTCATAGAGCACCTTGTGGTCCTCAGAGCCCGGCAGCGGAGTGAGCATCGTGAACTCAAGCATGTCGACGGGCAATTCCCGCTGAATGATCTCGATGTCCCGCTTGATGCTCTCCGGCGTATCGCTTGGCAGACCCATGATGAACCCGGCATAGGTCATGATGCCGGCTTCCTTCCACAGTTGGAACATCTTGCGGTATTCGGTAATCCGGTTCTGGCCCTTCTTCATGTGCTTCAGATTTTCCGGATTGATGCTTTCCAATCCGATGAAGACATGAGTGCAGCCGGCCTTGGCCGCTTTTTCGATGAAATTGGGCAGACGGTGCGCGAGCGTGTCGATCTGAATCAGGAAATGGATGCAGATATCATCCTGTTCCTTCAGCTGGATGATCCGGTCGAATATCGCTTCCCAGTTCTTGTTGCGGGCAAAGTTGTCATCGGTGATGAAAAACGCGGTGATGCCTTGTGCATGGTTGGCCCGGATCAGGTTCTCAATGTCATCAGCATCCCGCCAGCGGGATTTCCGCCCTTGCACGTTGATGATCGTGCAAAACGAGCACTGGAACGGGCAGCCCCGGCCGGCATCGAACGAAGATAAGTTCCCATCGTATTTGCGGACAATGCTTTCCGGCAGTAGTGGCGGGACCTGGTTTTGCAGGCCCGGAAGATCATGCATGACGTTGTAGATCGGCTGCAGGTCTCCGTTGGCGGCATCTATCAAGAGATTGGCGAAATGTTCTTCTGCTTCACCTGCAAACAACGTGATGCCAAGATCCAGGGCTTCCTGGAGGTCAGGGGGCACGTCTTTCAGCATCGACAGGCAGCCGGAAACATGGAAGCCGCCGAGCAGCACGGTGACGTTTTCCTTGCGCAATTGTTTGGCGATTTCGAGGGCTCGCGGGTATTGGTTGGACTGAACGCCAACCAGGCAAACGATGCCGTTGTTTCCTTGAGTTTTCTGGATAATCTCGGCGAGAGGCACTCGCATCGTCATTTCATCGTAGGCGTTGACCGAGATGTCCGTATCTGCGCCAAGAACCTTTTTGGCAGCGCAATCTTGGGCAATGGCATAAAGGCAGGCCATGGAATTTGACGGGATCCAGGCTTTCCACCATTGCAAAACATAGCCGTCATCGTCGTAGTGCGACGGTTTGATGATTTCGATATGAAACGTACCCATACAGCGCGACCTCCGCAGGATTATGTCGCGGTGCAGCTCTCACATGAGTGGCACTGTTTTTTATTTTGTTCGCCGTAAGGAGAACCTCACCCCCTTCAATATTGCTGCAGGTTAAGTCAGGTCTTTTGTAAGAACAAGGCAACAGGGAAAGCCGCAATGTTCCAATCGAATGCGCGATTGGTGTGACTTTTTGCAAGTTGTTGTGTTGAAAAGAAAAACCGGCGCCAAAAATACTGGGCGCCGGTTTGTTGTTTTCGAAAATCGTCTGATGATCAGACCAAAGCACCATGGCAGTGCTTGTACTTTTTGCCAGAACCGCATGGGCAAGCTTCGTTACGGCCGACCTTGCCCCAGGTGTCCGGGTTGTTCGGATCCCGTTGTCCGGCCGGTTGCATCGGCGCGTTCGCAAGCGCCACTTCATCCTCGCCGGTCAGC
Proteins encoded:
- a CDS encoding GtrA family protein, translating into MPTDRNRQSLKTEAGAAGKFAIVGIAATLTHAGISGVLLETGWLSAMLANLAGFVIAFGVSFSGHYYWSFSHLRQHNAALKAMLRFFLIAVSGFALNSSVLALWLSFTPWPELLGLMIAIAIVPALTFVAARMWAFSHTPANP
- a CDS encoding alpha/beta fold hydrolase, which gives rise to MTDLRPNPRPHLPFREQAAENGEDGAPIILLHGFGGDRQTWQNIQTALAPKKRSLAFDLPGHGEALDWPKVGHAGISAKAVSQSMEALDLKRVHLVGHSMGGAIAALVALRAPELVASLTLLAPGGFGPEINHRLLRRYAVASEAAEMEVLLEQFFGWEFKLPKFLAKTAAESRARPGGAATLEAIADEIIDGSVQKTLPRDDMAALPMPIKVLWGTQDRVLPTRQAHKLPGIVATHIFERVGHMVHLEIPKETTRLILQNTAAD
- a CDS encoding NAD(P)/FAD-dependent oxidoreductase, which encodes MQEEIVIVGAGQAGAQVAQSLRQGGFEGPLRLIGDEPHPPYQRPPLSKKFLAGEVGSEGLWLRPPAFYSINNIDHIPSTLVTGIDRMAKRLVLENGDTLSYGKLVLATGTKSRLLPLTGANKAGVVTLRSIADVDAIRERLSKAKHLVIIGAGYIGLEVAAVAQGMGKDVSVVEAQDRPMKRVVSKTVSDYFAKLHADEGVKLLLETGIDAIEGEEKVEAVRLSTGDSLPADLVLVAVGAEPNDQLAADAGLDTDNGILVDGAAQTSDANIYAVGDCTRFYSGRYTRSVRMESVQNAIDQAKAAAQALLGGEVDYDPLPWFWSDQYDIKLQIAGLSEGYDDTVVVGEPAANKFYVAYLKDGTLIAVDSINSPRSHMMARRVIGEPWRDDLLPDA
- a CDS encoding adenylate/guanylate cyclase domain-containing protein, which codes for MIDMMDIDAVEDWLIGEALGDPDMTQLFAELCERLRQCNVPVDRAMLVWSTLHPMIEAEIAFWERGGTVYHEQIEHSDEDTDDWLQSPVRAVLVSQEPMLRRRLSNANAPIEFPLLVRLQSEGYTDYMVIPTAFEIPAIRGEYPNTGIILSWATREPGGFSEEALTAIQYIQKRLAIAARAMLQGDITRIIAKTYLGSFAGTKVLNGQIRHGDGETIDAVIYYSDMRNSTAIAEALGPEAYLAWLNTYFQATAGAVLEHGGEVLDFIGDAVLAVFPTEKDSLAKAVEKAIAAADETRRRLADANKHTNGGPEMKAGVALSTGSVMFGNIGVANRLTFSVVGQTVHAAARIESLTKRVKSDVLMTGEVAAFAGNRARNAGAYELDGFTTRQPLFALDQSGLLQTTANNSSEQTGPT
- a CDS encoding methyl-accepting chemotaxis protein encodes the protein MALSLITVVGLLVIGGVYFWSQGELNTAFTRMSQSSGLAEDVAALSKTAGSLEVIQNRYLATPSATVFESFSAEMANAMENVASLEANPAATAYSAEVGDVKDTLESTGGAFATLNAVRQQIGYTKNDGYLAKLNSLTKAVKDRLFEEMKFGGGPDFEKLARAILAVQLAEKEFTLNSTPEAIGGFDEQFAAFEKLLKKVYISDTIKKELADNMAAYRETFTLYTAANSEETKSVALLEDLFQLVPPHIESLNSAAKDLQTQAAAQLDTARSIATFAIGGTILGLLLLLPAIAFVVGQSVARPLAHLQKAMEALAGGQTDIALPEAEGKTELAAISRTVQVFRDNAVERAELAAAQEQENRAREERVARLENIIGRFEGTVTEALGSLDNANGELRQTSKSMEQAADDVAGQSGGAADAVRTAAENVTSAAQSADELAASIAEISGQATKSTEVAQQAVLSASSTVSTMQELSSAAERIGEVMNLIRDIANQTNLLALNATIEAARAGEAGKGFAVVAAEVKQLADQTSKATEEIAVQIEAIQGSSGQAVQAIEDVSTIISDMENLASSVADAVQQQDQAVRMISDNVTSASQRSDEAADRMTTVGSAAELARTNGAEVDQLAQSLSQQGGLIRQEIATFLQGVRSA
- a CDS encoding glycosyltransferase family 39 protein — its product is MTAARAAILYSGLLCLCYALLPSLTFPNPPLDVVEGFAWGRELQLGYTKHPPMQAWLLEASYLLTGGHSLGAYWLSALCAALGYWFIWLIAKELGLSGWQGFWAIVLTSVTFYFTLPLPEFNPNILQIPVWAGMMFFFLRAISKGALLDWVLLGALAAFGFYTKYFVVLLIGTIGLYMLVYADARKHLTKPGPWICAVVFLLLVSPHLYWLYETEFLTFRYALGRSNPAGSLFDHVYNPVNFFLAQVANHAGLFIVIALGLSWQTIRTFKATLTSQVGPEPAANADRFLLWFAFLPLAVVLLISAVTGSEFKHMWGTPLFVLSGLVAVRFLHLPALWSAPKRSLASAVVIQLIFLGVLFGQAVLEPLWKTKHSRIHYPGQSTADVLVDIWKEKVGTDLAYVAGDMWTTANVTLHAPSRPSMFLEHDPLLSPWIDLEDVQDKGVMIIWRGDSAQPDGHIQTLYPDAVRSGTKTLPFHTYGTFRDLKINWLIIPPGKVAMTGDE
- a CDS encoding radical SAM protein, encoding MGTFHIEIIKPSHYDDDGYVLQWWKAWIPSNSMACLYAIAQDCAAKKVLGADTDISVNAYDEMTMRVPLAEIIQKTQGNNGIVCLVGVQSNQYPRALEIAKQLRKENVTVLLGGFHVSGCLSMLKDVPPDLQEALDLGITLFAGEAEEHFANLLIDAANGDLQPIYNVMHDLPGLQNQVPPLLPESIVRKYDGNLSSFDAGRGCPFQCSFCTIINVQGRKSRWRDADDIENLIRANHAQGITAFFITDDNFARNKNWEAIFDRIIQLKEQDDICIHFLIQIDTLAHRLPNFIEKAAKAGCTHVFIGLESINPENLKHMKKGQNRITEYRKMFQLWKEAGIMTYAGFIMGLPSDTPESIKRDIEIIQRELPVDMLEFTMLTPLPGSEDHKVLYEKGTWLDPDLNRYDLEHTTCEHPLMSPEVWQQTYWDIWEWYYTKEHIETLMKRNVAYGIKPVRVWRLCLQIYGAMKFEGVHPQQCGYFRLKDPLQRRPGFRRWPAFIHYPRFALESLFKYARFGLYGLKLHRMRKRIQKDPASKTYTDFAIQPVEDAEEENLEIFNLNDASREAVAKAKRQKEIVEKTRQDSDHSMEPAQ
- a CDS encoding glycosyltransferase family 2 protein: MQPTPAAQVYVSRRKQIRPDRPLLSVIVPVYNEEDVIRHFLEATRPVLEETGFPFEYVFIDDGSRDATADILTEELANGLPGRLLGLSRNFGKEAALSAGLEAAKGGIAVIIDADLQDPPELIHQMIDGWRAGYDVVYGLRVDRTSDTLIKRSTAGMFYQVFNKLSNIDMPANAGDFRLIDRTVIDALLRLPERNRFMKGLFAWVGFPSMAVPYERPQRKAGTGKFNYWKLWNFALDGIAGFTTMPLRIWFYGGALVSLIAFTYALYLTLRVLIFGIDVPGYTSLMVAVLFFSGVQLLSIGMIGEYISRLFNETKQRPVYLLQDVIEGGPAKDGKPDAN
- a CDS encoding DMT family transporter; protein product: MAYLAKFAPAIFVLLWSTGFIGSKLGAPYIDPMVFLTVRFAAVLPVLFVLGLFLVKAWPNTGRAIGHCIVTGALVHGIYLGGVFWAIKQGMPAGASAIIVGLQPVLTAIFAVGMLGEVITRKHWISMAIGLAGLGLVLGPKFDLDGSGITLVTVTVLFCAVIAISLGTVYQKRFVQDTDLMAATLWQYVGALLITLPLSFFESWTIIWSGELIFALAWLVLVLSIGAILLLMLLIRQGAVSQVASLFYLVPVATAIESYFLFGETLSLVQIAGMALVVGAVLMIRNAPKRT